One genomic region from Dethiosulfovibrio russensis encodes:
- a CDS encoding HD-GYP domain-containing protein — protein sequence MRYRGVSDDLEYQLASLKERHRFVDKVLDIVLRLNDFSFVSGSTVSREVVLGETLRRVKRLFECSSAGFYLVDDEAAFSLARFEGDGGRLEAERKILLKDGSFAWALNRNKPVLLKASDGDSTVLLHAMSTSTRTMGMFLGIMNSDRGALLDSHLYFVTVVLNSAASVLQYLELFSMVRGLNEDLELKVEELTKSERELTLYKEDLERLVQLRTSELADANARLGDTVIGVVDAMGKIVESRDPYTAGHQRRVASIASTLAGMVGMSEDEAEGVRIAGLVHDIGKIAIPAEILTKPAKLNKLEFKMVQTHPEAGFDMLRSIVFPWPVADMVRQHHERLDGSGYPKGLSGDEILMGARCLAVADVVEAISSHRPYRPGLGIEEAVLELKLNRGSGYDPKVVDACLELMEDPSFMERYLS from the coding sequence ATGAGGTATAGAGGCGTTTCCGACGATCTTGAGTATCAACTGGCCTCGTTGAAGGAACGTCATCGTTTCGTCGATAAGGTGCTCGACATAGTTTTGAGGCTCAACGATTTTTCCTTCGTGTCGGGATCTACCGTTTCCAGAGAGGTAGTCCTGGGCGAGACTTTGCGTAGAGTGAAGAGGCTTTTCGAGTGTTCTTCCGCTGGGTTCTATCTGGTGGACGACGAGGCGGCTTTTTCTTTGGCTCGGTTCGAGGGAGACGGAGGAAGGCTGGAGGCGGAGAGGAAGATACTGTTAAAGGATGGCAGTTTCGCCTGGGCCCTTAACCGCAATAAACCGGTTTTACTGAAGGCATCCGACGGAGATAGTACCGTTTTGCTTCACGCTATGTCGACTTCCACCAGGACCATGGGGATGTTTTTGGGAATCATGAACTCCGACAGAGGGGCTCTTCTGGATTCCCATCTTTATTTCGTTACGGTCGTGTTGAATTCCGCCGCCAGCGTTCTTCAATATCTGGAGCTTTTCTCCATGGTCAGAGGTCTAAATGAAGATCTGGAATTAAAGGTCGAGGAACTGACCAAGTCGGAGAGGGAGCTTACCCTCTACAAGGAAGATCTGGAACGTTTGGTTCAGCTTCGAACCTCCGAACTGGCTGATGCCAACGCTCGTTTAGGGGATACGGTGATCGGTGTCGTCGACGCCATGGGAAAGATAGTGGAGTCCAGAGATCCCTATACGGCGGGACATCAGAGGCGGGTTGCCTCCATCGCCTCCACTTTGGCCGGGATGGTCGGAATGTCGGAGGACGAGGCCGAGGGTGTCCGGATAGCCGGGTTGGTCCACGATATAGGCAAGATCGCCATTCCTGCGGAGATCCTTACGAAACCGGCCAAGTTGAACAAACTTGAGTTCAAGATGGTTCAAACCCATCCCGAGGCAGGTTTCGATATGCTTCGATCAATAGTCTTCCCTTGGCCGGTTGCCGACATGGTGAGGCAGCATCACGAGAGGTTGGACGGTTCGGGATATCCCAAGGGGTTGTCCGGAGACGAGATATTGATGGGGGCCCGGTGTCTTGCCGTCGCAGACGTTGTGGAGGCGATATCCTCTCATCGTCCTTACAGGCCCGGCCTAGGCATAGAGGAGGCCGTTCTGGAATTGAAGCTCAACAGAGGGTCCGGCTACGACCCAAAGGTCGTGGATGCCTGTCTGGAGCTCATGGAGGATCCCTCATTTATGGAGCGATATCTTTCTTAG
- a CDS encoding branched-chain amino acid ABC transporter permease: MYLFAEQLLNGLATGATYALISLGLALVYGVLGVLHVAHAGVYMAGAYIGIGVYSVTGNIWLAMVVSMIVCGFIGVAIERLVYFPLLKYPPYVPLISSIAIFTGMEELVRLVAGPSVQTFSLELPFPSFDLGGIHVSSNLMGIYVITAVVFFILWFITTKTETGLAMRAASQDMPIAGAMGIDSRFMVDFSFFVSSAVAALAGILVGIYYNTVSPDMGAIPAYKALALIVVGGLGSVPGAVVASLSLGVAETLLIGYAGIPLPRDALAFIAMIVVLMWRPQGLLGKRG, translated from the coding sequence ATGTATCTTTTCGCGGAACAATTATTGAACGGCCTGGCTACGGGGGCGACTTACGCCTTGATTTCACTGGGCCTGGCTTTGGTCTACGGCGTTTTAGGGGTCCTTCACGTGGCCCACGCCGGGGTCTATATGGCTGGAGCCTACATCGGAATAGGGGTATATTCCGTCACGGGCAACATATGGCTGGCGATGGTCGTCAGCATGATAGTATGCGGTTTCATCGGAGTCGCTATAGAGCGGCTGGTTTATTTTCCTCTTTTAAAATACCCGCCTTATGTTCCTCTCATCAGCAGTATCGCTATATTTACCGGCATGGAGGAGCTCGTCCGTCTGGTAGCCGGTCCTTCGGTGCAGACATTTTCTTTGGAGCTTCCCTTCCCGAGTTTCGATCTGGGAGGAATTCACGTTTCGTCCAACCTTATGGGGATATATGTCATAACCGCAGTAGTCTTCTTTATTCTGTGGTTCATTACCACCAAGACCGAGACCGGTCTGGCCATGAGGGCCGCCTCTCAGGATATGCCTATAGCCGGCGCGATGGGCATAGATAGCCGTTTCATGGTCGATTTCAGTTTCTTCGTCAGTTCGGCCGTGGCCGCCCTGGCGGGGATCTTGGTGGGGATATATTACAATACCGTCTCTCCTGATATGGGAGCCATACCGGCATACAAGGCTTTGGCCCTCATCGTAGTCGGTGGTCTCGGGTCCGTTCCAGGGGCGGTGGTGGCCTCCCTCTCCCTGGGAGTGGCGGAGACCCTTCTAATAGGCTACGCCGGTATTCCCCTTCCAAGAGATGCCCTTGCCTTCATAGCCATGATAGTCGTCCTTATGTGGCGTCCTCAGGGTTTGTTGGGAAAACGGGGTTAG
- a CDS encoding branched-chain amino acid ABC transporter permease: protein MSYIITVATFISIQAIVAYGLNIIVGYAGQISLGHAAFFGIGAYSAGLLATKAGLSFWAALPLVVAICAVIGIICGLPSLRLKADFLAITTIGINFIVESLFLYVPFFGGALGLGGIPRVVFLGNKLKGGEFLTLCLLFLASVMFLSWWFSRSWMGLACISLREEETAASSMGVSPVKFKLVAFVLGSVIAGIGGALYAHQMRFIAPSDFGFPVSVMLLSLIVLGGMGTFWGPLVGAIILGSLPELARPLMEYRMLIYSLLLLGMIRFQPQGLLGEESVVSRIIGRHVGGDRS from the coding sequence ATGAGCTATATAATTACCGTCGCCACTTTCATCTCCATTCAGGCCATAGTGGCCTATGGATTGAACATAATAGTAGGATACGCCGGACAGATATCTCTGGGACACGCCGCCTTTTTCGGAATAGGTGCCTACAGCGCCGGATTGTTGGCCACGAAGGCCGGTCTGTCTTTTTGGGCCGCTTTGCCTCTTGTGGTGGCCATATGTGCGGTCATAGGGATAATCTGCGGTCTTCCCAGTCTTCGTCTAAAGGCGGATTTTTTAGCCATAACCACCATAGGCATAAACTTTATCGTCGAGTCGTTGTTTCTCTATGTGCCCTTTTTCGGGGGAGCTCTCGGTTTGGGAGGGATTCCCAGAGTGGTCTTTCTGGGCAATAAGCTCAAGGGAGGCGAGTTCCTTACCCTTTGTCTGCTTTTCCTGGCTTCGGTTATGTTCCTGTCCTGGTGGTTTTCCAGAAGCTGGATGGGGCTGGCCTGCATTTCACTGAGGGAGGAGGAGACCGCCGCTTCCAGCATGGGGGTCTCTCCCGTGAAGTTCAAACTGGTGGCCTTCGTTTTGGGGTCGGTGATAGCCGGCATAGGAGGGGCTCTCTACGCTCATCAGATGAGATTTATCGCTCCCTCCGATTTCGGTTTCCCCGTTTCCGTCATGCTTTTGTCTCTCATCGTCTTAGGAGGTATGGGTACTTTCTGGGGACCTCTGGTAGGGGCGATCATACTGGGGTCCCTGCCTGAACTGGCCCGTCCTCTGATGGAGTACAGGATGTTGATTTACAGTCTGTTGCTTTTGGGGATGATCCGCTTTCAGCCTCAGGGATTGCTCGGTGAGGAGAGCGTGGTCTCCAGGATAATCGGCAGACATGTCGGAGGTGACAGATCATGA
- a CDS encoding ABC transporter ATP-binding protein — MSDVLLSVSELSKHFGGLKAVDQVSFELEKGEILGLLGPNGAGKTTCFNMISGVYPPTGGSITFDGERTDGKAPHDMAGLGIGRTFQIVKPFSGLTVLENVVVALGMRRYRSLSKTLGLWGSRSVRDRAMEILERVNLGGHADRKASVLPLGDHRRLEIARALALEPRLLLLDESFSGLRHEQIGRMEDLVMDLASDGISILLIEHNMKVAMKLSRRIVILDHGRKLAEGEPQEVVKDPNVIEAYLGKGGSGDVASN, encoded by the coding sequence ATGAGCGATGTCCTTCTATCCGTGTCCGAACTTTCCAAGCATTTCGGAGGGTTGAAGGCGGTGGATCAGGTTTCCTTCGAGCTTGAAAAAGGGGAGATCCTAGGGCTGCTGGGGCCCAACGGGGCGGGAAAGACCACCTGTTTCAACATGATTTCCGGGGTGTACCCTCCCACCGGAGGAAGTATTACCTTCGACGGAGAGCGTACCGACGGAAAGGCCCCTCACGATATGGCAGGTCTGGGAATAGGCCGGACCTTTCAGATAGTTAAGCCCTTTTCCGGCCTTACAGTGCTGGAAAACGTAGTAGTGGCCTTGGGTATGAGACGTTATCGTAGCCTATCCAAGACCTTGGGTCTATGGGGTAGCAGGTCGGTGAGAGATAGAGCGATGGAGATTCTGGAGAGGGTCAACCTGGGAGGTCATGCCGATAGAAAGGCCTCCGTTCTGCCTCTCGGAGACCATCGTAGACTGGAGATAGCCAGAGCTCTGGCCCTGGAGCCCCGGTTGCTTCTCTTGGACGAGTCTTTTTCCGGACTTCGACACGAACAGATCGGACGGATGGAGGATCTGGTTATGGATCTCGCCTCCGACGGCATCTCTATACTCTTGATAGAGCACAACATGAAGGTGGCCATGAAGCTGAGCCGACGGATTGTCATCCTCGATCATGGCAGAAAGCTGGCCGAGGGAGAGCCTCAGGAAGTGGTCAAAGATCCCAATGTCATAGAGGCCTATCTGGGAAAGGGGGGATCCGGCGATGTTGCTTCGAATTGA
- a CDS encoding ABC transporter ATP-binding protein translates to MLLRIEDLHISYGQVRAVHGVSFHVEEGELVSIIGANGAGKTSILNAVMGIVPSSSGAVSLEDRDLSSMPSHMRAREGIRIVPERARVFPWLSVYENLQTGIYGMRDKINLEEKLSWIYSFFPVLEERRDQAAVTLSGGEQQQLSIARALVSEPRILLVDEVSMGLMPILVDKVFEVLQHLNREYGLTILIVEQNALASLEISHRGYVLEAGNLVMEGSAEDLMEDSGVREAYLGL, encoded by the coding sequence ATGTTGCTTCGAATTGAGGATCTTCACATATCCTACGGTCAGGTCCGGGCGGTTCACGGAGTCTCCTTCCACGTGGAGGAGGGGGAGCTGGTCTCCATAATAGGGGCCAACGGCGCCGGTAAGACGTCCATCCTTAACGCAGTGATGGGTATTGTACCCAGTTCGTCCGGAGCGGTGTCCTTGGAAGATCGGGATCTTTCGTCCATGCCCTCTCACATGAGGGCCAGAGAGGGCATAAGGATCGTTCCTGAGAGGGCGAGGGTTTTTCCTTGGCTTTCGGTCTACGAGAATCTTCAGACCGGCATATACGGCATGAGGGATAAGATAAACCTGGAGGAGAAGCTGAGTTGGATATACAGCTTCTTCCCCGTCCTGGAGGAACGAAGGGATCAGGCAGCTGTTACCCTGTCCGGAGGGGAGCAGCAACAGCTTTCCATCGCCAGGGCGCTGGTCTCGGAGCCCCGTATATTGCTCGTGGACGAGGTGTCCATGGGGTTGATGCCTATCTTGGTGGACAAGGTTTTCGAGGTTTTACAACATCTCAATCGCGAATATGGCCTCACCATCCTGATAGTTGAACAGAACGCCCTGGCCTCTTTGGAGATCTCTCACAGGGGCTACGTGCTGGAGGCGGGGAACCTGGTTATGGAGGGATCCGCCGAGGATCTGATGGAAGATTCCGGGGTTCGAGAGGCCTATCTGGGTCTCTGA
- a CDS encoding ABC transporter substrate-binding protein, whose amino-acid sequence MNKLLKLGLSVVFVLSLLVGSVFAEDTIKIGLLAPLTGKGADDGINVKNSVVMAVEELNASGGLLGKKVELVYYDDRNEPKEAVGLAYKLIERDEVVGVVGGSYSFPTRAVAPIFQEEEIPFVAAYALHPDVTAAGDYCFRVGFLGELEGRGCAYLAVEKLGAKTVSLIHADNDFGRTLSTGTMEYLEKYAPDVKVLSDQAYPFGEKDYKAYLSKIKEENPDVVIASGYFFQAGPMLKQAREMGITAQFVGEEGADSPETPKIAGDAAEGFIIATNLNRDDPRPFVQKYLKEYKERFEVDTCMVGASAYDAFMVLVNGIKTAGTTDGDKVKDAIAKSEVEGLTGTAKFTETGEVIKAPVAQIIKDGQFRFYCEMDDPRVIGE is encoded by the coding sequence ATGAATAAGCTGTTGAAATTGGGGTTGTCGGTCGTATTTGTCCTTTCCCTGTTAGTGGGATCCGTCTTTGCGGAGGACACCATAAAGATCGGTCTTCTCGCTCCTCTGACCGGAAAAGGTGCCGATGACGGGATAAACGTCAAGAACTCCGTCGTCATGGCGGTGGAGGAACTGAACGCCTCCGGTGGACTTCTCGGAAAGAAGGTCGAGCTGGTCTACTACGACGATCGCAACGAACCCAAAGAGGCTGTGGGATTGGCCTACAAACTGATCGAGAGAGACGAGGTCGTCGGAGTTGTCGGAGGTTCATATAGTTTCCCGACCAGAGCGGTGGCTCCCATTTTTCAGGAGGAGGAGATCCCCTTCGTAGCCGCCTATGCTCTTCATCCCGACGTTACCGCCGCCGGCGATTACTGCTTCCGGGTAGGATTCCTCGGAGAGCTTGAGGGCCGTGGATGCGCCTATCTTGCGGTGGAGAAGCTGGGAGCCAAGACGGTGTCGTTGATCCATGCCGACAACGATTTCGGCAGGACCCTTTCCACCGGAACCATGGAGTATCTCGAGAAGTACGCTCCTGACGTGAAGGTGCTGTCCGATCAGGCATATCCCTTCGGTGAGAAGGACTACAAGGCCTATCTCTCCAAGATCAAGGAGGAGAATCCCGACGTAGTCATAGCCAGCGGATATTTCTTCCAGGCCGGGCCCATGCTCAAACAGGCTAGGGAGATGGGCATCACCGCCCAGTTCGTTGGAGAGGAAGGGGCAGACTCGCCGGAAACTCCCAAGATCGCCGGAGATGCCGCCGAGGGCTTCATAATAGCCACCAATCTGAACAGAGACGACCCTCGTCCCTTCGTTCAGAAGTATCTCAAGGAGTATAAGGAGCGTTTCGAGGTGGATACCTGCATGGTCGGAGCCTCTGCCTACGATGCATTCATGGTCCTGGTCAACGGTATAAAGACCGCCGGGACCACCGACGGAGACAAGGTCAAAGATGCCATAGCCAAGTCCGAGGTGGAAGGACTTACGGGAACTGCAAAATTCACCGAGACCGGCGAGGTCATCAAGGCACCAGTCGCCCAGATAATCAAGGACGGTCAGTTCCGTTTCTACTGCGAGATGGACGACCCCAGAGTGATCGGAGAATAA
- a CDS encoding flagellin N-terminal helical domain-containing protein produces MIINHNLSALLSKNSLIRSSGILSKSLKRLGSGLRINGASDDASGLSISEKMRGQIKGLDQARRNSQDGISMIQTAEGGLNESHSILQRMRELSIQAANDTLTQQDREHLQGEIDQLMDEIDGIATGTTFNGKRLLDGSSSVLWSVDTPGAEVIVRGPLKSLDCMGNDISGEGNFNVHISTKDSGQAEVLKSHVFPIRVGNEELTLNDISYFQDGGKPILDPAQRLRIRQGGGDFVDISIDGQDTVEGLKEKLGQAMAESGGVENTSGVADFLATVSSGASGTVESIHTETGSCKSCVKPIDEILTNGVPQGFSSGAVAFASITEGSTDVSLHINDIGMPDSIQVFTRDGVLIAGVNPPEVPIPMTEANGFLTTAVFQPTGPLVNPPYTDVAPYNQVVYDGATVSYSGSDNPGGGNLNEYFSIDEAPEDLLVFVTGSGAFNITGSWTEIKKSPEFSDDYSLSAPLILRSSVPGEDGEIEFSGSEELLQALGFSRLQESREPVRTVSVTDAHSGKTVDSGLSFAGNLLVGAVNPNIDISIDPSTAIGRRWNDQSKLFIFEEKEADVMVHLSDNATVLQNGANEGEDMSIFLGDMGSKGLNLFPPKPSLATREAAVDTIGRVDQAIDLVSRQRGRLGAYQNRLEHSISNLTVSYENTVASESKIRDLDMAKEMLSFSRANILTQAATSILQQANVSSEQVLQLLNP; encoded by the coding sequence ATGATCATAAATCATAATTTATCCGCTTTATTGTCTAAAAATTCACTAATTAGAAGTAGCGGCATTTTGTCTAAGTCGTTAAAGAGGTTGGGGTCCGGCCTTAGAATCAACGGAGCTTCTGACGATGCGTCGGGGCTGAGCATATCGGAAAAAATGAGAGGTCAGATCAAGGGGCTGGATCAGGCTAGGCGTAACTCGCAGGACGGGATCTCCATGATTCAGACCGCGGAGGGCGGTCTGAACGAGTCTCACTCTATTCTCCAGAGGATGAGGGAGCTTTCGATACAGGCGGCTAACGATACATTGACCCAACAGGATAGAGAACATCTCCAAGGTGAGATAGATCAACTTATGGATGAAATCGACGGAATCGCCACAGGGACGACCTTCAACGGTAAAAGACTGCTAGATGGGAGCTCCTCCGTGCTTTGGTCGGTAGATACCCCCGGGGCGGAGGTTATCGTCAGGGGGCCACTCAAGTCTTTGGATTGTATGGGCAACGATATCTCAGGGGAGGGGAATTTCAACGTACACATATCCACCAAGGATTCCGGTCAAGCGGAAGTTTTGAAGTCACATGTATTTCCTATCCGGGTTGGAAACGAGGAACTTACGTTGAACGATATTTCCTATTTCCAAGATGGTGGAAAGCCTATTCTGGATCCTGCTCAAAGGTTGCGCATCCGACAGGGCGGAGGTGATTTCGTCGATATATCGATAGACGGTCAGGATACCGTGGAGGGGTTAAAGGAGAAGCTCGGTCAGGCTATGGCCGAAAGTGGAGGAGTCGAAAATACCTCTGGCGTAGCGGATTTTCTCGCCACCGTTTCTTCCGGAGCTTCCGGGACGGTGGAGTCGATCCATACCGAGACCGGAAGCTGTAAGTCTTGTGTTAAGCCTATAGACGAGATATTGACCAACGGAGTTCCCCAGGGATTCAGTTCCGGTGCTGTCGCCTTTGCTTCCATAACGGAGGGATCTACGGATGTATCCCTTCATATAAATGATATTGGCATGCCCGATTCGATACAGGTTTTCACAAGGGATGGGGTCTTGATAGCGGGAGTCAACCCTCCGGAGGTTCCGATACCCATGACTGAGGCCAACGGTTTCCTGACTACAGCGGTTTTTCAGCCTACCGGCCCTTTGGTGAATCCTCCTTATACCGACGTTGCTCCGTATAACCAGGTTGTGTACGACGGTGCGACCGTTTCCTATTCGGGATCGGACAATCCCGGAGGAGGCAACCTTAACGAATATTTTTCTATAGATGAGGCTCCGGAGGATTTATTGGTCTTCGTTACGGGATCGGGAGCGTTCAATATAACCGGGAGCTGGACGGAGATAAAAAAATCTCCGGAGTTTTCCGATGACTACTCCCTTTCGGCTCCCTTGATACTCAGGTCTTCCGTTCCTGGTGAGGATGGCGAGATAGAGTTTTCCGGAAGCGAGGAGCTCCTGCAGGCTCTGGGTTTTTCCCGGTTGCAGGAGTCCAGAGAGCCGGTGAGAACTGTGTCCGTCACCGATGCTCATTCGGGCAAGACCGTAGATTCGGGGCTTTCGTTCGCTGGCAATTTACTTGTAGGAGCGGTTAATCCAAATATCGATATCTCTATAGATCCATCGACCGCTATCGGCAGACGGTGGAACGATCAGTCCAAGCTTTTCATTTTCGAAGAGAAAGAAGCCGATGTAATGGTTCATCTTTCCGATAACGCTACGGTTTTGCAAAACGGCGCCAACGAAGGGGAGGATATGTCTATTTTCCTAGGCGATATGGGGTCGAAGGGCCTTAATCTCTTTCCTCCTAAGCCGTCTCTGGCTACAAGAGAGGCGGCAGTGGATACGATAGGCCGTGTCGATCAGGCCATCGACCTGGTGTCCAGGCAAAGAGGACGGCTCGGTGCCTATCAGAATCGCCTGGAACATTCGATATCCAATCTTACCGTTTCCTACGAAAACACGGTGGCGTCTGAATCTAAAATAAGAGATCTGGATATGGCCAAAGAGATGCTTTCTTTTTCCAGAGCGAATATCTTAACTCAAGCAGCGACGTCGATTTTGCAACAGGCCAACGTCTCTTCCGAACAAGTTTTGCAGCTCCTCAACCCTTGA
- a CDS encoding cyclase family protein, giving the protein MDLTQVIREGMPVYPGTESPKIAQATTVEKEGFAEKLITMFSHTGTHMDAPAHILKDGPTLDQISADRFVGRAVVADFSGLSGTIGLSELERYGDDLEGCDFFLYRTGWSDMWGDAGYFEGFPVLSTEACEWIVDKGIKGIGVDAISVDPVDSLDLPNHRVFLGAGMVIVENLTGLEGLPSSVTLCCLPLKIADSDGAPVRAVALLDS; this is encoded by the coding sequence GTGGATCTTACTCAGGTCATAAGGGAAGGTATGCCGGTCTATCCCGGTACCGAATCGCCAAAGATAGCCCAGGCTACAACGGTGGAAAAGGAGGGGTTCGCTGAGAAGCTCATAACCATGTTCAGTCATACCGGAACCCATATGGACGCTCCCGCCCACATACTGAAGGATGGGCCGACCCTGGACCAGATCTCGGCGGATCGCTTCGTCGGAAGGGCCGTGGTGGCGGATTTTTCAGGACTGTCCGGGACCATAGGGCTTTCCGAACTAGAGCGTTATGGCGATGATCTGGAGGGGTGCGATTTTTTCCTCTACCGTACCGGATGGTCCGATATGTGGGGGGACGCGGGGTACTTCGAGGGATTTCCTGTTTTGTCCACTGAGGCCTGTGAATGGATTGTGGATAAAGGGATAAAGGGTATAGGTGTAGACGCCATATCGGTCGATCCCGTGGATTCGTTGGATCTTCCGAACCACAGGGTCTTTCTAGGGGCCGGTATGGTGATAGTGGAGAACCTCACGGGGTTGGAGGGCCTTCCATCTTCGGTGACCCTGTGCTGTCTTCCTCTGAAAATAGCCGATTCCGACGGGGCACCTGTTCGGGCGGTAGCTCTGTTGGACTCTTAA
- a CDS encoding acetoacetate decarboxylase family protein has protein sequence MRGQFRFKDDFVYKMPVHFSGHPFYPVRVVYGDMTCISVPFETDPESIARFVPEAFELLKPRVDVQYSNCRDVDWMAGGEYRLIQASVPVRYMGNGEGLEGDYVLVIWENKACPIIGGREEDGMPKLYADIPSERHKEEHWYTGASYEGCTFLSMDFHRQEEVELKSGAVESHREINFLGWRYIPDLGKGGAALSQATLYPQEMDVVRMWTGEGSLNWTDLGEERHPGQFPIIRELARLPVVRWMEASMFQGSARLNVADSRVLS, from the coding sequence ATGAGAGGTCAGTTTCGTTTCAAGGATGACTTTGTGTATAAGATGCCAGTTCATTTCTCCGGCCATCCGTTCTATCCAGTGAGGGTGGTCTATGGGGATATGACCTGTATCTCCGTGCCCTTCGAGACCGATCCGGAAAGTATCGCCCGGTTTGTTCCGGAGGCTTTCGAGCTGTTGAAACCCAGGGTCGACGTCCAGTATTCAAATTGCCGCGACGTGGACTGGATGGCCGGAGGGGAATACCGTTTGATCCAGGCCTCCGTTCCCGTGAGATATATGGGAAATGGAGAGGGGCTCGAGGGAGACTACGTCCTGGTCATATGGGAGAACAAGGCCTGTCCCATCATAGGTGGCAGAGAGGAGGACGGTATGCCCAAGCTTTACGCCGATATCCCGTCGGAGCGGCACAAGGAAGAGCATTGGTACACGGGAGCTTCCTACGAGGGCTGTACCTTTCTCTCCATGGACTTTCACAGGCAAGAAGAGGTGGAATTGAAATCCGGTGCTGTCGAGAGTCATCGGGAGATCAACTTCTTGGGCTGGCGATATATTCCCGATTTGGGAAAGGGAGGGGCCGCCCTCAGCCAGGCGACTCTCTATCCTCAGGAGATGGATGTGGTGCGTATGTGGACCGGAGAGGGAAGCCTTAACTGGACCGACTTAGGAGAAGAACGACATCCGGGGCAGTTTCCCATAATTCGCGAACTTGCCCGGTTGCCGGTGGTCCGATGGATGGAAGCCTCCATGTTTCAGGGATCCGCCAGGTTAAACGTGGCCGATTCGAGGGTGTTGTCATGA
- a CDS encoding SDR family NAD(P)-dependent oxidoreductase, which yields MNGYYEGKVAVVTGAASGIGLGLTEGLLSRGARAVFMADFNEENLSRESGKLDDRYPGRVFSALTNVTSLDQVRLVLERARDLDGHLDFLFNNAGVGLTLPVEKVTFEMWRSVVDLNLMGVVHGTYTAIPIMRSQGFGHIVNTGSVAGKVPIPYQAVYAATKSAVISMTECLQYELECEGLSFSVFCPGNVRTAIFDGLEPPPDSISVDEAVDYVLQEVEDKMLLIVFPQSIRDVDRLYREDRDHFDKLARELASVRRENYRTKGTYF from the coding sequence ATGAACGGATATTACGAGGGCAAGGTAGCGGTAGTTACGGGGGCGGCTTCCGGCATAGGACTCGGTCTGACGGAGGGGCTTCTTTCCAGAGGGGCGAGGGCGGTCTTCATGGCCGATTTCAACGAGGAGAACCTCAGCAGAGAGTCGGGTAAACTGGACGACAGGTATCCGGGGCGGGTCTTCTCCGCCCTTACGAACGTCACGTCTCTAGATCAGGTGAGGCTCGTTCTGGAAAGGGCCAGGGATCTGGACGGACATCTGGACTTTCTGTTCAACAACGCCGGTGTCGGTCTGACCTTGCCGGTGGAGAAGGTTACCTTCGAGATGTGGCGGTCCGTCGTGGATCTGAACCTCATGGGGGTGGTGCACGGAACCTACACGGCAATTCCTATCATGAGGTCTCAGGGCTTCGGACATATAGTCAACACGGGGTCCGTGGCCGGGAAGGTTCCGATACCATATCAGGCAGTGTACGCCGCTACCAAGAGCGCGGTCATATCGATGACCGAGTGTCTACAGTACGAGCTGGAGTGCGAAGGACTGAGTTTCAGCGTGTTCTGTCCAGGGAACGTTCGTACCGCTATTTTCGACGGTCTCGAGCCACCGCCGGATTCCATCTCGGTGGACGAAGCTGTGGACTACGTCCTTCAGGAGGTGGAAGATAAAATGTTGTTGATCGTTTTCCCCCAGTCGATAAGGGATGTGGATCGTCTTTATCGGGAGGACCGTGATCATTTTGATAAACTGGCCAGGGAGTTGGCCTCGGTTCGTAGGGAGAACTACAGGACGAAGGGAACCTATTTTTAG